The genome window TGAGCGTCTCCTCAACGGAGCCTCTCACCAGCTCCTGCAGATGTCCCCGCACAGCCGAGTCGTCAATTTCGATGATCTTTTTCGTGGTATCTTCCGTCGTCTTTTGGTCTCTATCCATTTGGTTCTCCTTGTGTTTGCTGACACACGGCTGGTTTTACCAGCCGGGAGAACCCCAATTCAAATGTGCGAAAGATTTAATACGCTATCTATGTATACTCGCTTCATGCGTACTCCTTTGGTTTGAATGCATTGTTCGTTCAATGTTGGATAGGCCCCGGCCCGTCCGGGGCAGCCCACGAGACATCATCCCATGGAGTACGCCGCCAGTTTAAAAACAAAAGGCCGAAGCTCTCGCTTCAGCCATAAGGTCTAAGCTGACCGCTCGCGCGGTCAGCTTAACGTCGCGGCTGCTTCGCCATCCGCCACCCGTTCACAAAAAAAGCCCGCAGTTCTCTGCGGACTTTTGCTTTTCCAGACATTGGAACCAGTTCTATTCGATTTCGTCGACAATGGAGTCGTCGATTTCGAAGCCGGGATAAACGTTCTGAACATCATCGAGTTCGTCGAGAAGATCAACGAGTTTCATCAGCTTCTGGGCCTGATCTTTGTCGTCAATATTGGTCGGCATATCCGGAATCATGGTGATTTCCGAAGACTCGGGTTCGATGTCAGCTTCGGAGATAGCGTTGGCCACAGCGGCATAATCACCGAAGGCCGTAAGCACTTCGAACTGATCGCCATCGCGCTGCATATCTTCGGCTCCGGCTTCGAGCACGAGATCCATGAGCGTATCCTCTTCAATTTTGGAGGCATCGATCAGAATCTGACCTTTGCGCTGGAACATGCGGCTGACCGCGCCCTGCTGTGCGAGACTGGCACCGTTTTTGGTAAGCACGTTCTTAATTTCGGAGGCCGCCCGGTTTTTGTTGTCGGTGAGGGCTTCGACAATCAGCGGCACACCGCCGGGAGCGTAGGCTTCATACATGCACTCATCAAGAGTGCCGCCTTCGAGCTCTCCGGTTCCTTTTTTAATGGCCCGGTCAATATTATCTTTCGGCATCGAAACGCCTTTGGCTTTCTGAACCAGCGCACGAAGCGAAATGTTGTCATCCACATTGCCGCCGCCCATGGACGCCGCAACAATAATTTCCTTGGCAATTTTGCTGAACACCTTGCCGCGAGCCGCATCTGCGCGTCCTTTTTTGTGCTTAATGTTCGCCCATTTACTATGACCAGCCATAACTCCTCCAAAAATCCTCTGTCTTCTATCTCGAAAACGAAGTGTTCTATCGAAAAGTTCCGCCCGTTGGAACTTTTTTTCGTCCGTTTTTCCAAGGGTTGGAAAATCAGGCGGATTTCTTCTTTGTCGTCCCCAGCTCGATGGGATGAGCACGTCCTTCAACGACATCGCGCGTAATTTTGCAAACGTCGATATCATCGCGCTGCGGCACTTCGTACATCACGTCGAGCATCAGATGCTCCAGAATAGCGCGCAGTCCGCGGGCTCCCGTTTTGCGTTTAATGGCCATCTGGGCCAGAGCACGCAACGCGGCTTCATCGAAATCGAGTTCCACATCATCCATGGACAGCAGCTTTTTGTACTGTTTGACCATTGCGTTTTTCGGAACGGTCAGAATGTGAACGAGATCGTCTTCGGACAGTTCCTGAAGCTGAACCACCAGCGGAATGCGGCCGATAAATTCAGGGATGAGTCCGAACTTCAGCAGATCTTCCGGCTCGACGTTCATGGTTTCAGGTTTCCAATCTTTGGAAACTTTGTCAGCAGAGCCGAATCCGAGCACTTTTTTATCGGTCCGGCGCTTGATGATCTCGTCGATTCCGACAAAGGCTCCTCCGCAGATGAAGAGAATATTGCTGGTGTCGAGCTGGATGTATTTTTCCTGAGGGTGCTTGCGTCCACCTTTGGGCGGAATGTTTGCAACCGTGCCTTCGATGATTTTCAGCAGTGCCTGCTGAACCCCTTCGCCAGAAACATCACGCGTGATCGATACGTTGTCGGTCTTGCGGCCGATCTTATCGATCTCATCAATATAAATAATGCCGCGTTCGGCTTTCTGCACATCAAAGTCCGCGTTCTGAA of Tichowtungia aerotolerans contains these proteins:
- the clpX gene encoding ATP-dependent Clp protease ATP-binding subunit ClpX; amino-acid sequence: MNNKKSGASCSFCGKDEKDAQSLIAGPEGVFICDECVELCEAMIAQQAKQSESAVVAPVNVLKPHEIKAHLDEYVIGQEHAKKVLSVAVHNHYKRMLHTGDEDGVELEKSNVLLVGPTGSGKTLLAKTLARVLDVPYAVTDATTVTEAGYVGEDVESILLSLLQNADFDVQKAERGIIYIDEIDKIGRKTDNVSITRDVSGEGVQQALLKIIEGTVANIPPKGGRKHPQEKYIQLDTSNILFICGGAFVGIDEIIKRRTDKKVLGFGSADKVSKDWKPETMNVEPEDLLKFGLIPEFIGRIPLVVQLQELSEDDLVHILTVPKNAMVKQYKKLLSMDDVELDFDEAALRALAQMAIKRKTGARGLRAILEHLMLDVMYEVPQRDDIDVCKITRDVVEGRAHPIELGTTKKKSA
- a CDS encoding YebC/PmpR family DNA-binding transcriptional regulator yields the protein MAGHSKWANIKHKKGRADAARGKVFSKIAKEIIVAASMGGGNVDDNISLRALVQKAKGVSMPKDNIDRAIKKGTGELEGGTLDECMYEAYAPGGVPLIVEALTDNKNRAASEIKNVLTKNGASLAQQGAVSRMFQRKGQILIDASKIEEDTLMDLVLEAGAEDMQRDGDQFEVLTAFGDYAAVANAISEADIEPESSEITMIPDMPTNIDDKDQAQKLMKLVDLLDELDDVQNVYPGFEIDDSIVDEIE